Proteins found in one Litorihabitans aurantiacus genomic segment:
- a CDS encoding class I SAM-dependent methyltransferase has translation MSLAAARVLEVGAGSAPCARWLASRGVDVVASDVSGGMLAAAREANRRTGVTLPLVQADALALPFADASLDVVFTSYGVVPFVPDVGALHREVARVLRPGGRWAFSTTHPVRWAFPDDPGPGGLTATRSYFDPTPYRELDDGGRVLYAEHHRTLAQHLAEVTAAGLTLTRIIEPEWQPGRSTWGGWSELRARHLPGTLLVVADRPA, from the coding sequence GTGTCGCTCGCCGCCGCCCGGGTGCTCGAGGTGGGCGCGGGCAGCGCACCCTGCGCCCGGTGGCTCGCGAGCCGCGGGGTCGACGTCGTGGCCAGCGACGTCTCCGGCGGCATGCTCGCGGCGGCGCGCGAGGCCAACCGGCGCACCGGGGTGACGCTCCCCCTCGTCCAGGCCGATGCGCTCGCGCTGCCGTTCGCGGACGCGAGCCTCGACGTCGTGTTCACGTCCTACGGCGTGGTGCCCTTCGTGCCTGACGTCGGTGCGCTGCACCGCGAGGTCGCGCGCGTCCTGCGCCCGGGCGGGCGGTGGGCGTTCTCGACCACGCACCCCGTGCGGTGGGCGTTCCCGGACGACCCGGGACCGGGCGGGCTCACCGCGACCCGCTCCTACTTCGACCCCACGCCCTACCGCGAGCTCGACGACGGCGGTCGCGTCCTCTACGCCGAGCACCACCGCACGCTCGCCCAGCACCTGGCAGAGGTGACCGCGGCCGGGCTGACCCTCACCCGCATCATCGAGCCCGAGTGGCAGCCCGGGCGCAGCACGTGGGGTGGCTGGAGCGAGCTGCGGGCCCGGCACCTGCCGGGCACGCTCCTGGTCGTGGCGGACCGGCCCGCGTGA
- a CDS encoding 6-phosphofructokinase — MRVGLLTGGGDVPGLNAAIRAVVKRGVGEHGHHIVGFRNGWKGVAEGDIQPLTRADIRNVLPIGGTLLGTARFHPHAVEGGMDAVMSTIENEHIDALICIGGDGTLHAASKVAEAGVKVVAIPKTIDNDVWATESSIGFDTAVTIATEAIDRIHTTAESHNRVMIVEVMGRTAGWIAATAGIAGGAEIVLAPERPFDIDQVVRFLKHRHRAHASFSIVVVAEGATPAEGTSMDYEMQVGQFGQIVAGGISDRLKHEIEQRTGFDTRVTVLGHIQRGGTPTAADRILGSRFGVAAIDAVTRGEDRVMTAVQDGEVVLVPLAEVAGRVKHVPDSLLDVARALA; from the coding sequence ATGCGAGTCGGACTGCTCACCGGAGGCGGCGACGTCCCCGGCCTCAACGCCGCGATCCGCGCCGTCGTGAAGCGTGGTGTGGGGGAGCACGGGCACCACATCGTCGGGTTCCGCAACGGCTGGAAGGGCGTCGCCGAGGGCGACATCCAGCCGCTGACGCGCGCCGACATCCGCAACGTGCTGCCGATCGGCGGCACACTCCTGGGGACGGCGCGGTTCCACCCGCACGCCGTCGAGGGCGGGATGGACGCCGTGATGTCGACGATCGAGAACGAGCACATCGACGCCCTCATCTGCATCGGCGGGGACGGCACGCTGCACGCCGCGAGCAAGGTCGCCGAGGCTGGCGTCAAGGTCGTTGCGATCCCCAAGACGATCGACAACGACGTGTGGGCGACCGAGTCGTCGATCGGCTTCGACACGGCCGTCACCATCGCGACCGAGGCGATCGACCGCATCCACACGACGGCGGAGTCCCACAACCGCGTCATGATCGTCGAGGTCATGGGCCGGACCGCGGGCTGGATCGCCGCCACCGCGGGGATCGCCGGCGGCGCCGAGATCGTCCTGGCGCCGGAGCGTCCCTTCGACATCGACCAGGTCGTCCGCTTCCTCAAGCACCGCCACCGCGCGCACGCCTCGTTCTCGATCGTCGTGGTCGCCGAGGGGGCGACGCCGGCGGAGGGCACGTCGATGGACTACGAGATGCAGGTCGGTCAGTTCGGGCAGATCGTCGCCGGCGGCATCAGCGACCGCCTCAAGCACGAGATCGAGCAGCGGACGGGGTTCGACACGCGCGTGACCGTCCTCGGTCACATCCAGCGCGGAGGCACGCCGACGGCGGCCGACCGCATCCTCGGGTCGCGGTTCGGCGTCGCGGCGATCGACGCCGTGACGCGGGGCGAGGACCGGGTGATGACCGCGGTGCAGGACGGCGAGGTCGTCCTGGTCCCGCTCGCCGAGGTGGCGGGTCGCGTCAAGCACGTGCCGGACAGCCTGCTCGACGTCGCACGCGCCCTGGCGTGA
- the rpsA gene encoding 30S ribosomal protein S1, whose amino-acid sequence MTISTPAPAVPQVAVNDIGSAEDFLAAVDATIKYFNDGDIVEGTIVKVDRDEVLLDIGYKTEGVILSRELSIKHDVDPDEVVKVGEVVEALVLQKEDKEGRLLLSKKRAQYERAWGTIEKIKEEDGVVTGTVIEVVKGGLILDIGLRGFLPASLVEMRRVRDLQPYVGKEIEAKIIELDKNRNNVVLSRRAWLEQTQSEVRSTFLSTLAKGQVRPGVVSSIVNFGAFVDLGGVDGLVHVSELSWKHIDHPSEVVEVGQEVTVEVLDVELDRERVSLSLKATQEDPWQQFARTHAIGQVVPGKVTKLVPFGAFVRVEDGIEGLVHISELAVRHVELPEQVAKVGEEVFVKVIDIDLERRRISLSLKQANEGVDPSSDDFDPSLYGMAAEYDEAGNYKYPEGFDPETNEWLEGFDAQREEWERQYAEAQSRWEAHKKQVASAIEADAEAPAEATSSSSSSSSSDSSSSYSSTPSGPSGTLASDEALAALREKLTGA is encoded by the coding sequence ATGACCATCTCCACCCCCGCCCCGGCTGTCCCGCAGGTCGCGGTCAACGACATCGGTTCGGCCGAGGACTTCCTCGCCGCCGTCGACGCGACCATCAAGTACTTCAACGACGGCGACATCGTCGAGGGCACCATCGTCAAGGTCGACCGCGATGAGGTCCTCCTCGACATCGGTTACAAGACGGAGGGGGTCATCCTCTCCCGCGAGCTCTCGATCAAGCACGACGTCGACCCGGACGAGGTCGTCAAGGTCGGCGAGGTCGTCGAGGCCCTGGTCCTCCAGAAGGAGGACAAGGAGGGACGTCTCCTCCTGTCCAAGAAGCGCGCCCAGTACGAGCGCGCCTGGGGCACGATCGAGAAGATCAAGGAGGAGGACGGCGTCGTCACCGGCACCGTCATCGAGGTCGTCAAGGGTGGCCTCATCCTCGACATCGGTCTGCGTGGCTTCCTGCCCGCGTCCCTCGTGGAGATGCGTCGCGTCCGCGACCTCCAGCCGTACGTCGGCAAGGAGATCGAGGCGAAGATCATCGAGCTGGACAAGAACCGCAACAACGTCGTCCTCTCGCGCCGCGCCTGGCTCGAGCAGACGCAGTCCGAGGTCCGCTCGACCTTCCTGTCGACGCTGGCCAAGGGCCAGGTGCGTCCGGGTGTCGTGTCCTCCATCGTGAACTTCGGTGCGTTCGTGGACCTCGGCGGGGTCGACGGTCTCGTCCACGTCTCCGAGCTGTCCTGGAAGCACATCGACCACCCCTCCGAGGTCGTCGAGGTCGGCCAGGAGGTCACGGTCGAGGTCCTCGACGTCGAGCTCGACCGCGAGCGCGTCTCGCTGTCGCTCAAGGCGACGCAGGAGGACCCGTGGCAGCAGTTCGCCCGGACCCACGCCATCGGCCAGGTCGTCCCGGGCAAGGTCACCAAGCTCGTCCCGTTCGGTGCGTTCGTGCGCGTCGAGGACGGCATCGAGGGCCTCGTGCACATCTCCGAGCTCGCCGTGCGCCACGTCGAGCTGCCGGAGCAGGTCGCGAAGGTCGGCGAGGAGGTCTTCGTCAAGGTCATCGACATCGACCTCGAGCGTCGCCGCATCTCGCTCTCGCTCAAGCAGGCCAACGAGGGTGTGGACCCGAGCTCCGACGACTTCGACCCCAGCCTCTACGGCATGGCGGCGGAGTACGACGAGGCCGGCAACTACAAGTACCCCGAGGGCTTCGACCCCGAGACCAACGAGTGGCTCGAGGGCTTCGACGCGCAGCGCGAGGAGTGGGAGCGTCAGTACGCCGAGGCCCAGTCCCGCTGGGAGGCGCACAAGAAGCAGGTCGCCAGCGCGATCGAGGCCGACGCCGAGGCTCCGGCCGAGGCCACGAGCAGCAGCAGCTCCTCCTCGTCGAGCGACTCGTCGTCGAGCTACTCCTCGACGCCGTCCGGCCCGAGCGGCACGCTCGCGTCCGACGAGGCTCTCGCCGCCCTCCGCGAGAAGCTCACCGGCGCCTGA
- a CDS encoding aminobutyraldehyde dehydrogenase has protein sequence MVLQNWIDGRLVDAHGTGRLDVVSPVTEEVVAVSPVSDAVDVDAAYAAASRARGAWRRTTPGQRQRMLLAWADAIEAAADELVDSQHGETGQPREAIRAEEVLTGADHVRFFAGAARTMTGTASGEYLEGHTSQVRREPIGVVGQVTPWNYPIMMALWKLAPALAAGNTVVIKPSDTTPSSTLVLVRLTAGILPDGVVNLVLGDASTGELVTSHPTPGLVAITGSVRAGRAVAGAAAGTLARAHLELGGKAPALVFAGVDVAATAEALVGAAFFNAGQDCTAVTRVLVAREIHDAMVEALVASSEALTVGGAEDAYYGPLNSATHFARVTGVLADLPAHARIATGGGRVGDVGYFLAPTVVTGVRQDDAIVQTETFGPVLTVQPFDDEAEALELANGVEYGLAASVWTRDVAQAARLAGDLDAGCVWINTHIPLVAEMPHGGFKHSGYGKDLSVYGLEDYTRVKHVMTATEA, from the coding sequence ATGGTGCTGCAGAACTGGATCGACGGTCGTCTCGTGGACGCGCACGGCACGGGGCGGCTCGACGTCGTGAGCCCGGTGACCGAGGAGGTCGTCGCGGTCTCGCCCGTGAGCGACGCGGTCGACGTCGACGCCGCCTACGCCGCGGCGTCGCGCGCCCGGGGTGCCTGGCGCCGCACGACGCCGGGGCAGCGGCAGCGGATGCTGCTCGCCTGGGCGGACGCGATCGAGGCGGCCGCCGACGAGCTCGTCGACTCCCAGCACGGCGAGACGGGCCAGCCCCGCGAGGCGATCCGCGCCGAGGAGGTCCTCACCGGGGCGGACCACGTCCGGTTCTTCGCCGGCGCCGCGCGGACGATGACGGGTACGGCGTCGGGGGAGTACCTCGAGGGCCACACGTCGCAGGTACGGCGCGAGCCGATCGGTGTGGTCGGCCAGGTCACGCCCTGGAACTACCCGATCATGATGGCGCTGTGGAAGCTCGCGCCGGCGCTGGCGGCGGGGAACACGGTCGTCATCAAGCCGAGCGACACGACGCCGTCCTCGACGCTCGTGCTCGTCCGCCTGACGGCGGGGATCCTGCCCGACGGCGTGGTGAACCTCGTGCTCGGCGACGCCTCCACCGGCGAGCTGGTCACCTCCCACCCCACGCCCGGGCTGGTGGCCATCACCGGATCGGTGCGGGCGGGTCGAGCCGTGGCGGGAGCCGCCGCCGGGACGCTCGCGCGTGCGCACCTCGAGCTCGGCGGCAAGGCACCCGCGCTCGTGTTCGCGGGGGTCGACGTCGCGGCGACGGCGGAGGCGCTGGTGGGGGCCGCCTTCTTCAACGCCGGCCAGGACTGCACCGCCGTCACGCGCGTGCTCGTGGCGCGCGAGATCCACGACGCGATGGTCGAGGCCCTGGTCGCCTCCAGCGAGGCGCTCACGGTCGGCGGCGCCGAGGACGCCTACTACGGCCCGCTGAACAGCGCGACCCACTTCGCCCGGGTGACCGGGGTGCTCGCGGACCTGCCCGCGCACGCCCGCATCGCCACGGGCGGAGGTCGTGTCGGCGACGTCGGGTACTTCCTGGCGCCGACCGTCGTGACCGGTGTCCGCCAGGACGACGCGATCGTGCAGACCGAGACGTTCGGCCCGGTCCTCACGGTCCAGCCCTTCGACGATGAGGCGGAGGCGCTGGAGCTCGCGAACGGCGTCGAGTACGGGCTCGCGGCGAGCGTCTGGACCCGCGACGTCGCGCAGGCGGCGAGACTCGCGGGCGACCTGGACGCGGGGTGCGTGTGGATCAACACCCACATCCCGCTCGTGGCGGAGATGCCGCACGGCGGCTTCAAGCACTCGGGGTACGGCAAGGACCTGTCGGTCTACGGCCTCGAGGACTACACGCGCGTCAAGCACGTGATGACGGCGACGGAGGCGTGA
- a CDS encoding pyroglutamyl-peptidase I, whose product MTAPPSTSELPTVLLTGFDPFAGADTNPSWDAVAVLARDWDERAEGARLAVARLPVVFDQVRERLADLVEEHAPAVVIATGLAGGSARVRIERVALNLADARIPDNDGGQPIDAEVSPGAPLARQATLPVKAALAACRAQDLPVEISLSAGTFVCNATFVHALDLAPQARVGFVHVPAVEDLALAETVRAIREIVRAALGHAGADLHVVGGEIS is encoded by the coding sequence GTGACCGCACCGCCCTCGACCAGCGAGCTCCCGACCGTCCTGCTCACCGGGTTCGACCCGTTCGCCGGCGCCGACACGAACCCCTCCTGGGACGCGGTCGCTGTGCTCGCGCGCGACTGGGACGAGCGCGCGGAGGGGGCGCGGCTCGCCGTCGCCCGGCTGCCGGTCGTCTTCGACCAGGTGCGCGAGCGGCTCGCCGATCTGGTGGAGGAGCACGCCCCCGCCGTCGTGATCGCCACCGGTCTCGCGGGTGGTTCGGCCCGCGTCCGGATCGAGCGCGTGGCGCTGAACCTCGCCGACGCCCGCATCCCCGACAACGACGGCGGGCAGCCGATCGACGCCGAGGTCTCACCCGGGGCGCCGCTCGCCCGGCAGGCGACACTGCCCGTGAAGGCGGCGCTCGCAGCGTGCCGAGCGCAGGACCTCCCGGTCGAGATCTCGCTGTCGGCCGGGACCTTCGTGTGCAACGCGACCTTCGTGCACGCGCTCGACCTCGCGCCGCAGGCCCGCGTGGGGTTCGTCCACGTCCCGGCCGTGGAGGATCTCGCCCTCGCCGAGACGGTGCGAGCGATTCGTGAGATCGTCCGGGCGGCGCTCGGGCACGCGGGAGCCGACCTGCACGTCGTGGGCGGGGAGATCTCGTGA
- the coaE gene encoding dephospho-CoA kinase — MTAARAGAGPVLVGLTGGIASGKSTIARLLAERGAQVVDADALAREVLEPGTPGLAAVVERFGSGVLGPDGVLDRAALARVVFADEAARRDLEGVVHPAVGERFARVVDAAAAGEVIVHDVPLLVENGLAPRYDLVVVADAPEPVRLERAVARGMTREQAAARIAAQASDADRRAVADVLIDTGAAIEVTTDAVARLWDQRIVPLAAARVGF; from the coding sequence GTGACCGCCGCGCGGGCCGGCGCGGGGCCGGTGCTGGTCGGACTCACGGGAGGCATCGCCTCGGGCAAGTCCACGATCGCGCGGCTGCTCGCGGAGCGGGGTGCGCAGGTCGTCGACGCCGACGCGCTCGCGCGTGAGGTGCTCGAGCCGGGCACACCGGGGCTGGCCGCTGTGGTCGAGCGCTTCGGGTCCGGCGTGCTCGGACCCGACGGGGTGCTGGACCGCGCGGCGCTCGCACGCGTCGTGTTCGCGGACGAGGCCGCGCGCCGCGACCTGGAGGGCGTCGTCCACCCGGCGGTGGGGGAGCGCTTCGCCCGCGTGGTGGACGCGGCGGCCGCGGGAGAGGTGATCGTCCACGACGTCCCGCTGCTGGTGGAGAACGGCCTGGCCCCGCGCTACGACCTCGTCGTCGTGGCCGACGCGCCCGAGCCGGTGCGGCTCGAGCGCGCCGTCGCCCGCGGCATGACGCGGGAGCAGGCGGCCGCGCGGATCGCGGCCCAGGCGAGCGACGCCGACCGACGCGCCGTCGCGGACGTGCTGATCGACACCGGTGCGGCGATCGAGGTGACGACCGACGCCGTCGCCCGGCTCTGGGACCAGCGGATCGTGCCGCTCGCGGCGGCGCGCGTGGGTTTCTGA
- a CDS encoding OsmC family peroxiredoxin, with amino-acid sequence MPRPVISNASTAWKGDLASGSGTTTVASGAFPAVDVSWRTRAEGEGGQTTPEELIAAAHASCYAMALSHELAGKGTPPTTVDTSASVTFVAGEGITGIALTVSATVPDISEEDFLAVAEAAKAGCPVSAALASVPITLEATLQG; translated from the coding sequence ATGCCCAGGCCCGTCATCAGCAACGCCAGCACCGCATGGAAGGGCGACCTCGCCTCCGGCTCCGGCACGACCACGGTCGCGAGCGGGGCGTTCCCCGCCGTCGACGTCAGCTGGCGCACCCGCGCCGAGGGCGAGGGCGGCCAGACGACGCCCGAGGAGCTCATCGCCGCGGCGCACGCGTCCTGCTACGCGATGGCGCTCTCGCACGAGCTCGCCGGCAAGGGCACGCCGCCCACCACGGTCGACACCTCCGCCTCGGTCACGTTCGTGGCGGGCGAGGGCATCACGGGCATCGCCCTCACCGTGAGCGCGACCGTGCCGGACATCTCCGAGGAGGACTTCCTCGCCGTCGCCGAGGCCGCCAAGGCCGGGTGCCCGGTCAGCGCGGCGCTCGCCTCGGTGCCGATCACGCTCGAGGCGACGCTGCAGGGCTGA
- the uvrB gene encoding excinuclease ABC subunit UvrB translates to MRPVTDLQRTVAPFEVVSEYQPAGDQPQAISELTSRLKGGEKDIVLLGATGTGKSATTAWLIEQVQRPTLVMAPNKTLAAQLATEFRELLPNNAVEYFVSYYDYYQPEAYVPSSDTYIEKDSSINDEVERLRHSATNSLLTRRDVVVVASVSCIYGLGTPQEYVERMVQLRVGDVVERDVLLRQFVTMQYTRNDMAFNRGTFRVRGDTVEIIPVYEELAIRIEFFGDEIESIATLHPLTGDVVRQETETHIFPATHYVAGPERMTRAVGTIEAELEERLAELEQSGRLLEAQRLRMRTTYDLEMMRQIGTCSGIENYSRHIDGREGGSPPHTLLDYFPEDFLLVIDESHQTVPQIGAMFEGDASRKRTLVEHGFRLPSAMDNRPLRWEEFLERIGQTVFLSATPGAYELGQSDGVVEQVIRPTGLVDPEVVIKPTKGQIDDLLGEIRERAERDERVLVTTLTKKMAEDLTDYLVERGIKVAYLHSEVDTLRRIELLRELRMGVFDVLVGINLLREGLDLPEVSLVAILDADKEGFLRSGTSLIQTIGRAARNVSGQVHMYADKITPSMALAIEETNRRREKQVAYNVANGIDPTPLRKRIVDITDQLAREDVDTKELLAGGYRQAGKKKSGSSTSAAAGGSSARERLAGAAASDLASLIQELSDQMHTAAAELQFEVAARLRDEISDLKKELRQMVAASA, encoded by the coding sequence ATGAGACCCGTGACCGACCTGCAGCGCACCGTCGCCCCGTTCGAGGTGGTCTCCGAGTACCAGCCGGCGGGTGACCAGCCGCAGGCGATCAGCGAGCTGACGTCGCGCCTGAAGGGCGGCGAGAAGGACATCGTGCTCCTGGGCGCCACGGGTACCGGCAAGTCCGCGACGACGGCGTGGCTCATCGAGCAGGTGCAGCGGCCGACCCTCGTGATGGCGCCGAACAAGACGCTCGCCGCGCAGCTCGCCACGGAGTTCCGCGAGCTGCTGCCGAACAACGCGGTGGAGTACTTCGTCTCGTACTACGACTACTACCAGCCCGAGGCGTACGTGCCCTCGTCGGACACCTACATCGAGAAGGACTCCTCGATCAACGACGAGGTGGAGCGCCTGCGCCACTCCGCGACCAACTCGCTGCTGACGCGGCGCGATGTCGTCGTGGTCGCCTCCGTCTCGTGCATCTACGGCCTCGGTACGCCGCAGGAGTACGTGGAGCGGATGGTGCAGCTGCGCGTGGGCGACGTCGTGGAGCGCGACGTTCTGCTGCGCCAGTTCGTCACGATGCAGTACACGCGCAACGACATGGCCTTCAACCGCGGGACGTTCCGGGTGCGGGGCGACACGGTCGAGATCATCCCCGTGTACGAGGAGCTGGCGATCCGGATCGAGTTCTTCGGGGACGAGATCGAGTCGATCGCGACCCTCCACCCGCTCACGGGTGACGTGGTGCGCCAGGAGACCGAGACCCACATCTTCCCGGCGACCCACTACGTGGCCGGACCGGAGCGGATGACGCGCGCCGTCGGCACGATCGAGGCCGAGCTCGAGGAGCGGCTGGCCGAGCTCGAGCAGTCCGGCCGCCTGCTCGAGGCACAGCGCCTGCGCATGCGCACGACCTACGACCTCGAGATGATGCGCCAGATCGGCACCTGCTCGGGCATCGAGAACTACTCGCGCCACATCGACGGACGCGAGGGCGGCTCGCCGCCCCACACGCTCCTGGACTACTTCCCCGAGGACTTCCTCCTGGTCATCGACGAGTCGCACCAGACCGTCCCGCAGATCGGTGCGATGTTCGAGGGGGACGCCTCGCGCAAGCGGACGCTCGTGGAGCACGGGTTCCGACTGCCGAGCGCGATGGACAACCGACCGCTGCGGTGGGAGGAGTTCCTCGAGCGGATCGGTCAGACGGTCTTCCTCTCGGCGACGCCGGGCGCGTACGAGCTCGGTCAGTCCGACGGCGTCGTGGAGCAGGTCATCCGGCCCACCGGTCTCGTCGACCCCGAGGTGGTCATCAAGCCGACCAAGGGGCAGATCGACGACCTCCTGGGCGAGATCCGGGAGCGGGCCGAGCGCGACGAACGCGTGCTGGTCACGACGCTGACGAAGAAGATGGCTGAGGACCTCACCGACTACCTGGTGGAGCGCGGGATCAAGGTCGCCTACCTGCACTCCGAGGTCGACACCCTGCGCCGGATCGAGCTGCTGCGCGAGCTCCGCATGGGTGTCTTCGACGTCCTGGTGGGCATCAACCTGCTGCGCGAGGGCCTCGACCTGCCGGAGGTCTCCCTCGTCGCGATCCTCGACGCCGACAAGGAGGGCTTCCTGCGCTCGGGCACCTCGCTGATCCAGACGATCGGTCGCGCGGCGCGCAACGTCTCGGGTCAGGTCCACATGTACGCGGACAAGATCACTCCCTCGATGGCGCTGGCGATCGAGGAGACCAACCGGCGGCGCGAGAAGCAGGTCGCCTACAACGTCGCGAACGGGATCGACCCGACGCCGCTGCGCAAGCGCATCGTCGACATCACCGACCAGCTCGCGCGCGAGGACGTCGACACCAAGGAGCTGCTCGCCGGCGGCTACCGCCAGGCGGGCAAGAAGAAGTCGGGGTCCTCGACGTCCGCCGCCGCGGGCGGGTCCTCGGCCAGGGAGCGGCTGGCCGGCGCGGCCGCGTCCGACCTCGCCTCCCTGATCCAGGAGCTGTCCGACCAGATGCACACCGCGGCGGCCGAGCTGCAGTTCGAGGTGGCGGCGCGGCTGCGTGACGAGATCTCCGACCTGAAGAAGGAGCTGAGACAGATGGTGGCCGCGTCGGCGTGA